A genomic region of Pseudochaenichthys georgianus chromosome 12, fPseGeo1.2, whole genome shotgun sequence contains the following coding sequences:
- the LOC117456372 gene encoding zinc finger and BTB domain-containing protein 26-like — translation MSSSTDTLRFCFPAHGDSILSKINSLREEQRFCDITLLLGRPQGPTVPLHFHGHRAVLAASSNFLRDQFLLHEGRELSLGVVSSVEVGKRLLLSCYTGLLEVPVRELVSYLTAASVLQMSQVVEKCSQAISQYLSPTLAFLELERRTEEKEIQLQDSDLPSRPTSFKNQDERDAAEDGWASVIRLKPRSGQGLREIGEERVVTAKLDLSENATCCINTHESEKGGDIQPVYSNKPSYQNHQVTSAITYKISPPTTVQSQTSSTSGESSAKKEECVDTSPNQGEAAEGDEREEEEMFLLAAQLQECGEPRDSGAHLPKGQCSEDELTEDSDSVLIQRPYLCRRCDRVFQHLESYVVHLKEHKQYWCLVCGKGFSQRSNLTRHIRVHTGVKPFRCPLCHKTFSQRATLQDHLNLHTGDKPHKCRYCAVHFAHKPGLRRHLKDIHGKSSLQNMLEEAMGC, via the exons ATGTCAAGCTCCACTGACACGCTACGGTTTTGCTTCCCCGCGCACGGTGACTCTATCCTCAGCAAAATCAACTCTCTAAGAGAGGAGCAGCGCTTCTGTGACATCACACTCCTCCTTGGTCGTCCACAAGGCCCCACTGTCCCACTCCACTTCCACGGTCACAGAGCGGTGCTGGCTGCCTCCTCAAACTTCTTACGTGACCAATTCCTGCTCCACGAAGGCCGGGAACTGAGTTTGGGTGTAGTGTCCAGTGTGGAGGTTGGCAAGAGACTTCTCCTGTCCTGCTACACCGGGCTATTAGAG GTCCCTGTGAGAGAGCTGGTGAGCTACCTGACTGCTGCCAGTGTGCTCCAGATGAGCCAGGTGGTGGAGAAATGCTCCCAGGCCATCTCCCAGTACCTCAGTCCCACCCTGGCTTTCTTGGAACTGGAGAGACGCACAGAGGAGAAAGAAATCCAGCTGCAAGATAGTGATTTGCCAAGTAGGCCTACCAGCTTTAAAAATCAAGATGAAAGAGACGCTGCAGAGGACGGATGGGCGTCTGTGATTCGGTTAAAGCCAAGGTCAGGTCAAGGGCTGAGGGAGATCGGAGAGGAAAGGGTGGTCACAGCAAAACTAGACTTATCTGAAAATGCAACATGCTGTATTAATACCCATGAGTCTGAGAAAGGTGGAGACATTCAGCCTGTTTACTCAAACAAGCCCTCCTATCAAAATCACCAGGTTACAAGTGCAATAACATATAAGATATCTCCTCCTACAACTGTTCAAAGTCAAACATCATCCACATCTGGAGAAAGTTCTGCTAAAAAGGAAGAATGTGTTGACACTTCCCCAAACCAAGGCGAAGCAGCAGAGGGAGATGAAAGAGAAGAGGAGGAAATGTTTTTGCTGGCAGCTCAACTGCAAGAATGTGGAGAGCCGAGGGACTCTGGAGCACATCTGCCAAAGGGTCAATGTTCGGAAGACGAGCTAACAGAAGATTCAGACAGCGTTCTGATCCAGAGGCCGTACCTGTGCAGGAGGTGTGACCGAGTCTTCCAGCACCTGGAGAGCTACGTGGTGCACCTGAAGGAGCACAAACAGTACTGGTGTTTGGTGTGTGGGAAGGGCTTTTCCCAGAGGAGTAATCTGACCCGGCACATACGCGTTCACACCGGGGTCAAGCCATTTCGATGCCCCCTGTGTCACAAGACATTCTCCCAGAGGGCCACGTTGCAAGACCACCTCAATCTGCACACAGGCGATAAGCCCCATAAGTGTAGATACTGTGCTGTGCACTTTGCTCACAAACCAGGCCTCAGGCGCCACCTGAAGGACATCCATGGTAAGAGTAGCCTGCAAAACATGCTTGAGGAGGCCATGGGCTGTTGA